In a single window of the Trypanosoma brucei brucei TREU927 chromosome 6, complete sequence genome:
- a CDS encoding proteasome regulatory ATPase subunit 3 (similar to 26S protease regulatory subunit 6B (ATPase MS73). (Swiss-Prot:P46507) [Manduca sexta;]), giving the protein MTSLLAQTTNAAVAGGTPAATLSLYEEHERLVRSIQNLELKTMICKTETHHLQKEESAAKQEVKRIQAVPLVLGTFVEAVEAGRGIVGGSSSSNYYVRILSTLDKEKLKPGASVGLHKGSNSCVQILPNEIDSAVHVLRKEDRPNVTYSDVGGLDMQKQEIREAVELPLTHASLYDQIGIDPPRGVLLYGPPGTGKTMLVKAVAHHTNAAFISVVGSEFVQKYLGEGPRKVRDVFRLARENAPAIIFIDEVDSIATKRFDAQTGADREVQRVLIELLAQMDGFDQTTNVKVIMATNRWDTLDPAILRPGRLDRKIEFPYPDRRQKRLVFQVCTSRMNLSPEVDLEEFVTRPERLTGADIQSICHEAGMLAVRKNRYVVLPKDIESAYRTVTRKTGDEQYDFYS; this is encoded by the coding sequence ATGACTTCACTTTTAGcgcaaacaacaaatgcCGCAGTTGCAGGTGGTACCCCCGCGGCGACGTTGAGTTTGTATGAAGAACATGAGCGGCTGGTGCGAAGCATACAAAACCTTGAACTCAAGACGATGATCTGCAAAACAGAAACGCACCATCTCCAAAAGGAGGAGAGCGCAGCCAAACAGGAAGTGAAACGAATTCAAGCTGTCCCGTTGGTACTTGGCACTTTTGTGGAGGCAGTAGAGGCGGGTCGTGGTATTGTAGGTGGTAGTTCGAGCAGCAACTACTATGTACGCATTTTAAGCACCTTGGACAAGGAAAAACTGAAACCTGGCGCAAGTGTGGGGTTGCATAAGGGCAGCAATTCATGCGTCCAGATTCTTCCCAATGAAATAGACTCGGCGGTCCACGTTCTCCGTAAAGAAGATAGGCCAAACGTGACGTACAGTGATGTGGGTGGGCTCGACatgcaaaaacaagaaattcGGGAAGCGGTTGAGTTACCTCTTACACATGCCTCACTATACGACCAGATTGGAATCGACCCTCCACGTGGCGTTTTGCTCTACGGCCCACCCGGCACCGGCAAAACAATGCTTGTGAAAGCTGTTGCACATCACACGAATGCGGCCTTCATTAGTGTGGTGGGTTCGGAATTTGTGCAGAAGTACCTTGGCGAGGGTCCGCGTAAGGTGCGTGATGTGTTTCGACTTGCACGAGAAAATGCCCCGGCAATTATTTTTATAGACGAGGTTGACAGCATTGCAACCAAACGTTTTGATGCGCAAACCGGTGCTGATCGTGAGGTTCAACGGGTGTTAATTGAGCTGTTGGCCCAAATGGATGGTTTTGATCAGACAACTAACGTGAAAGTTATCATGGCGACCAATCGCTGGGATACGCTGGACCCCGCAATCCTTCGGCCTGGACGTCTTGATCGCAAGATCGAATTCCCCTACCCCGATCGCCGTCAGAAACGGCTTGTCTTCCAGGTTTGTACATCTCGAATGAACCTTTCACCTGAGGTTGACTTGGAGGAATTTGTCACGCGACCGGAACGGCTTACAGGTGCAGATATTCAGTCCATTTGTCATGAGGCGGGTATGTTGGCGGTGCGGAAGAACAGATATGTTGTCCTACCAAAAGACATTGAAAGTGCCTATCGTACAGTCACTCGCAAGACGGGTGATGAACAATATGATTTTTATTCGTAG
- a CDS encoding hydroxyacylglutathione hydrolase, putative (similar to Hydroxyacylglutathione hydrolase cytoplasmic (EC 3.1.2.6) (GlyoxalaseII) (Glx II). (Swiss-Prot:O24496) [Arabidopsis thaliana;]), whose amino-acid sequence MEVVVKSIGTAFTVAVIPVLKDNYSYVIHDKATNTLAAVDVSVDIDPVIDYVRRLGGVDRTTDLRTILSTHKHHDHSGGNISLQKKLNAMGAFRIIGGANEPIPGVTEKVREGDHFSIGELKVDVLDAPCHTSGHVLYKVYHPQKAENGIALFTGDTMFVGGIGAFFEGDAVLMCSALRKVYNLNGACESSACDATDVQKRDNHTYIFPGHEYTVNFLRFSRDALPASHPDVSFVEAQLRRYTESVAGNVPTVPSTLAEEKRQNLFLRTCDEAFVRVMNKGETAVKLMDFLYNTCP is encoded by the coding sequence ATGGAAGTTGTAGTGAAGAGCATCGGGACCGCCTTTACTGTGGCAGTAATACCTGTATTGAAGGATAACTACTCGTATGTCATTCACGACAAGGCAACAAACACACTGGCTGCCGTCGACGTTTCAGTGGACATCGACCCAGTAATTGATTATGTACGGCGCCTCGGTGGCGTCGACCGCACGACCGATCTTCGTACAATCCTTTCCACTCATAAACACCACGATCATTCGGGTGGAAACATCAGCCTTCAGAAAAAACTGAATGCTATGGGGGCATTCCGTATTATCGGCGGTGCGAACGAACCCATACCAGGTGTCACAGAAAAGGTCCGTGAAGGTGATCACTTCTCTATTGGGGAATTAAAGGTAGATGTGCTGGACGCCCCATGTCACACAAGTGGTCACGTTCTATACAAGGTGTACCACCCGCAAAAGGCGGAGAATGGTATTGCACTCTTCACCGGTGATACAATGTTTGTCGGTGGCATTGGTGCCTTTTTTGAGGGCGACGCCGTACTTATGTGTAGCGCCCTGCGGAAGGTGTACAATCTTAACGGTGCCTGTGAGAGCAGTGCGTGTGATGCGACGGATGTGCAAAAACGAGACAATCATACGTATATATTCCCTGGACACGAGTATACCGtcaattttcttcgtttctcGCGTGATGCTCTCCCCGCTTCACATCCCGATGTATCATTTGTTGAGGCGCAATTGCGCCGTTACACAGAGAGTGTTGCAGGCAACGTTCCAACTGTGCCAAGTACACTCGCGGAGGAGAAACGACAGAATCTCTTTCTCCGTACATGCGATGAAGCATTCGTGCGTGTTATGAATAAGGGCGAAACCGCCGTGAAATTGATGGACTTCCTCTATAATACGTGTCCGTAA